The DNA region CGGCTTGTCGTTGATGACAAGAGCGCACTGATTATCGATTACAAGAGTCGGCAACATTTGCCTGACGACTTAGAACAGTTAGCGCAAGAGCACCGCGAACAACTGTCTCGCTATCGAGCAGCAGTCAAACTGCTATGGCCTGACAAAACAGTGAGTGCGGCAATATTATTCACCACACAAAAGAAGTTGGTTAAACTTACTTTCTAAGACTGGAATGGCACTTACTTAAGCTTCTATCAAATGACCATTAGTTAATTGGCTCGTCATTCCGGCATTTTTTTGGCCGGAATCCAGGGATTGATAAATCTAGATTCCGGCCAAAAGCCCGCCGGAATGACAGATAAGCTCTTAAGTAAGTGCTATTCTTTTAAGGAGCCTCTGATTAATTCTGGAACAATGAAATTGCCGACTGAAATATTCCAGATCAAGGCACGAATCGCAGCCAATAGCGGGACTATTGGCAAGATTCGTAACGCAGAGCTGGGATATTTCAGGCGCAAGATCGTGTTTCATGAATTAATCAGAGGCTCCTAAGACTGGTTTTGTTCTAAAGCTTGCAACAAACGTTTTGCTGGCACATAACCGGGCATCAAGGTACCGTCTTCAAGGATGATGGTTGGTGTACCACTAATACCAATCTTTGAAGCAACTTCCATGTGTGCATCAATAGGGCTCTCGCACTTAGTTTGTGCAAATTTATCACCGTTTTTTGCCTGTGTCATAAGTGCTTTTTTATCTTCACCACACCAGACTGAAACAGCCTTGAAATAAGAAGGCGTATCAGGCCCACTACGAGGGAAAGCAGCATAACGAACAGCAATACCAGCATCGTTATAGGCCTGCATTTCGCGGTGCATTTTGCGACAATAACCGCAATCAATATCAGTAAACACGGTAATAGTGTGCTTGGGCGACTCTGGCGCGAAAACAATCATATCTGCTTCATCCATCGACTGAACTAACTCAGCACGCAGAGTCGTCTGTTTAGCTTCGGTCAAGCTGACTTTCGTTTTAGTGTCAAGGATATTGCCTTGCAGAAAATAACGGCCATCAGCACTAATATAAAATACCCGTGTACCAAAAACAACTTCATAGAGACCGTCTACCACACTCGGGTTAATACTGTCAGCTTCTAACTCAGGCACAAGCGCCTTAAGAGCTTGCTTAATCTCTGCCATATCATCAGCAGCAACACTCAGACCAGGGACACCAGCAATTAAAGCCAAGGACACTAGCAATAAAACGATCAATCGTGACATCAAATTACTCTCTATTGTAAAATCATAAGGTGAACAATATAACGGCGAGATATCCGCCAAACCTAGTCCGCATATTTCACAAAGGCGGACGATACTGGATAATGTTTAGTCTCAATGCCAACATTTTAGCTTGAACAAAGCGTGCTTTCCAGCGCGACAGTTTGTCCTGTTCAGTTGCAGAGGGAAGCTGGCTAAAGATTTGACCACAGCTTCAGTGATTAAATCCGTCATTTTATGATTTTTTAACCTCGCGGATGATGCTGAGCATGAAGTCGCTTCAATCGTTCTTTCGCCACATGGGTATAGATTTGCGTCGTCGACAAACTACTGTGCCCCAATAACATCTGTAAGACCCGTAAATCAGCACCATGATTGAGCAAATGCGTAGCAAAAGCATGACGCAGCGTATGCGGTGATACCACTTTATTGATTCCCGCAGACACAACATAGCGTTTGATGAGATGCCAAAATGTCTGGCGTACCATAGCCTGACCGCGATTACTGACAAATACGGCATCACTTTGTCGTTGCCGCAATAACTCTGGCCGTGCCTCAGCCAAATACTGTTGCAGGCTTAAAATAGCCTGTTCCCCCAGCGGCACTAAACGCTCTTTATTGCCTTTACCGACAACGCGAACCAAACCATCCGTTAAGTTTAGCTGAGATAGCTGCAAACCAATCAGTTCACTAACGCGCAAACCACTGGCGTATAAGGTTTCCAGCATGGCCTGATCACGTAAACCTTGCGCTGTATTAATATCAGGTGCATTGAGCAAGACATCAATATCTGATTCAGTGAGCGATGAGGGTAAAGGCTTCATATAACGTGGCGAATCGATTTGTGCTGTGGGGTCGGATTCTAATTCGCCTTCGCGGATCAAATACTGAAACAACCGTTTCACACTGCTCAACATACGCGCACTGGAGCGTGACGATTTACCTTGCTGTTGCGCGTGTGAAAGATACCGTAGTAAATACTCACGTGTTAAACCAAACAATTCATTGTTATTTTTTGCTGCCAGAGTGCGAGCTGGCTGAGATCACTACGGTAAGCGCTCAAGGTGTTTTTACTGAGGCCGTTTTCTACCCACAATACATCGAGAAAACGTTCAATAAGCGCCTGATCAGATTTATTCTCAGACTTGGTCATGAGCTAATCGCTAACGATCTTATGCTCATGATTGAGCAACCACTGTTTGACAGCAATATGTTTACCCACACCTGCGCCGGCAAAACCGCCAATGCCATTGCTGGCAACTATACGATGGCACGGCACAATAATAGGTACTGGATTGCGGCGACAAGCACCGCCAACTGCTCGCGGTGCGCTGCCTATATGTTTGGCTATTTCAGCATAAGTGGCAACTGCACCGGGCGGTATCTGTTGAATAGCCTGCCAAACGCGAAGCTGATGATCTGTGCCTTGTAAACGTATTGGCAAAGCCGACGGCGATTGCCCCAGCAGAAAGTAGTCTTTCAAAATCTTAATGGCCGCTGCCAATTGCTGGTCTTTGGTCTTGATATCTGCAGCTAAATTAGGCAGAAAATCTATGCCATATATAGACCCTGAACGCCAACGAACACCCAGCTTAATGCCATCAATCGGGATATCGAATACGGCATCGTAATCGGATGCGGCGGCCATCACTGCAAGATCTTCCAAGTATTCTGCCATAGATCACCAAAACTGCGCACTAATAACACTAAAGTACAAGCAGCAAAACGAAAGCAGGGTTCTATGTTGCCATAGAACCCTGCTTATTTTAGTCAGCTTTGGCTGCGCTGTTACGCACAAACCAACACTACACTGGGTTTTATTTGGCTTTTTTCTTTATAACCAGCTTCTCTTTAATGCGTGCTGCCCTACCGGTTAAGCCACGCAGATAGTAAAGCTTAGCACGACGAACATCACCGCGACGCACCACTTTAATGCTGTCAACCGCTGGGCTATGCGTTTGAAAAACACGCTCAACACCTTCACCATGAGATAATTTACGCACGGTAAACGCTGAGTTCAAACCACGGTTACGTTTGGCGATAACAACGCCGGCAAACGTCTGCAAACGCTCGCGTGTTCCTTCAATCACCTTCACTTGAACTTCAACCGTATCTCCAGGGCTAAATGCGGGGACATCGGACTTCAACTGTTCGGCTTCTATCTGGTCAATGATATTGCTCATTGGGATAACTCCTAAAAATAAAGCTGTTTAATCGTTACGTTTAATCACTTCTTGCTGGCTAATAAATTCATCCAGCAAGCAACGTTCTTCATTACTTAAGCGGCGCGCTGCAATCAACTCTGGACGTCGTAACCAGGTTCGACCCAAGGCCTGCTTTAAGCGCCAACGACGAATCTTTTCGTGGTCACCGCTGAGCAATACACTAGGTACTGCAATATCGTCCAACACTTCTGGGCGCGTGTAGTGTGGGCAATCCAAAAGCCCTTGAGCAAATGAATCTTGCTGTGCCGACTCGGCATCACCTAGCACCCCAGGCAACCAACGCAACATGGCATCAATTAATACCATGGCCGGCAACTCACCACCACTTAACACATAATCGCCGATAGATAATTCCATATCGACTTCGGCATCGATGATACGTTCATCAAGGCCTTCATAACGCCCCACCACTAACAATAAACGGGGACGCGCTATTAATTCTTGCAAAGTCGAATGATCTAACACCCGACCTTGCGGTGACAAATAGACACAATATGCCTTATCCGTCGCTGCCAACTGTGCTGCCTTAATGGCATTACGCAAAGGCTCAACCTGCATCACCATGCCTGGCCCACCACCATAAGGCCTATCGTCAACACTGCGATGTTTGTCTTGCGTGAAATCACGTGGATTCCACATTGCAAACTGTACTTGCCCCCTATCAAGGGGGGACAAAACCGAGCCCTGGGGTGCTACATGCTCGCCTCGTAACGCCCGACCCACTACGCCGTAGTCAGTCAACGCTGCAAACATTTGCGGAAACAAAGTCACGACATCAATACGCTTTATCATGACACTCGCCCTAATAGTCTGGCTACACCTAAAACTCTGGGTCCCAATCAACCTCGATGGTTGCACTGTCAAGATCAATCTGTCGAACCACATCACCGCGTATATACGGCACATAATGTTCGTGCTTGCCTGTCTCGCTACTGCTGCGAACAATCATTACATCGTTGGCGCCCGTTGCAATCAAATGGCTGATTTTACCGAGCATATAACCATCGATTGTAACGACCTTAAGGCCAATCAAATCAGCCCAGTAATACTCATCTTCAGCAATCTCAGGCAATTCTGAGCGCTCAATAGCAATCTCAGTGCTAACAAAGTTTCGCGCAAACTCAGGCGTCTCGAAACCTTCAATCAACGCCACTAAACCCTTGCCGTGACGTCGCCCTTCAATGAGTCGCCGCTTTTGCCAACCATCTTGCAGGCCAAGCTGCCAGCAACGGTAGTGCAATATATTCTCGATCGGGTCAGTGTAAGAACGGATTTTCACCCACCCCTTAATACCATAAACCCCAGCGATATGGCCGACTACGACCTTACTCAGGGTTAACCCGGAGCCTAATTTAGACGTCAAGATTGAGCGCTGTTAGACTCGATGCTATTAGACTTAATCAATTTATGAACGCGATCTGAAGGCTGAGCACCTTGGCTTAACCAATAATCAATGCGTTCAGATTTGAGCTGCAAACGAACTTCTTGGCCGGTTGCAACTGGGTTAAAAAACCCAACGCGCTCGATATAACGGCCATCGCGCGGCATGCGCGAATCGGCAACAACAACGTGATAAAACGGCCGTTTCTTAGCACCACCCCGTGCCAGACGGATTGTGACCATGTAATACTCTCCGGAAAAAATGCGATATTTCGGTAAAAACCGCGGATTATAGCTAAAACTGGGACTAAAAGTACAGCCTA from Gammaproteobacteria bacterium includes:
- the rimM gene encoding ribosome maturation factor RimM; the encoded protein is MLTSKLGSGLTLSKVVVGHIAGVYGIKGWVKIRSYTDPIENILHYRCWQLGLQDGWQKRRLIEGRRHGKGLVALIEGFETPEFARNFVSTEIAIERSELPEIAEDEYYWADLIGLKVVTIDGYMLGKISHLIATGANDVMIVRSSSETGKHEHYVPYIRGDVVRQIDLDSATIEVDWDPEF
- a CDS encoding DsbC family protein — encoded protein: MSRLIVLLLVSLALIAGVPGLSVAADDMAEIKQALKALVPELEADSINPSVVDGLYEVVFGTRVFYISADGRYFLQGNILDTKTKVSLTEAKQTTLRAELVQSMDEADMIVFAPESPKHTITVFTDIDCGYCRKMHREMQAYNDAGIAVRYAAFPRSGPDTPSYFKAVSVWCGEDKKALMTQAKNGDKFAQTKCESPIDAHMEVASKIGISGTPTIILEDGTLMPGYVPAKRLLQALEQNQS
- the trmD gene encoding tRNA (guanosine(37)-N1)-methyltransferase TrmD; translated protein: MIKRIDVVTLFPQMFAALTDYGVVGRALRGEHVAPQGSVLSPLDRGQVQFAMWNPRDFTQDKHRSVDDRPYGGGPGMVMQVEPLRNAIKAAQLAATDKAYCVYLSPQGRVLDHSTLQELIARPRLLLVVGRYEGLDERIIDAEVDMELSIGDYVLSGGELPAMVLIDAMLRWLPGVLGDAESAQQDSFAQGLLDCPHYTRPEVLDDIAVPSVLLSGDHEKIRRWRLKQALGRTWLRRPELIAARRLSNEERCLLDEFISQQEVIKRND
- the rpsP gene encoding 30S ribosomal protein S16 codes for the protein MVTIRLARGGAKKRPFYHVVVADSRMPRDGRYIERVGFFNPVATGQEVRLQLKSERIDYWLSQGAQPSDRVHKLIKSNSIESNSAQS
- a CDS encoding methylated-DNA--[protein]-cysteine S-methyltransferase, whose product is MAEYLEDLAVMAAASDYDAVFDIPIDGIKLGVRWRSGSIYGIDFLPNLAADIKTKDQQLAAAIKILKDYFLLGQSPSALPIRLQGTDHQLRVWQAIQQIPPGAVATYAEIAKHIGSAPRAVGGACRRNPVPIIVPCHRIVASNGIGGFAGAGVGKHIAVKQWLLNHEHKIVSD
- the rplS gene encoding 50S ribosomal protein L19; the encoded protein is MSNIIDQIEAEQLKSDVPAFSPGDTVEVQVKVIEGTRERLQTFAGVVIAKRNRGLNSAFTVRKLSHGEGVERVFQTHSPAVDSIKVVRRGDVRRAKLYYLRGLTGRAARIKEKLVIKKKAK